The following proteins are encoded in a genomic region of Clostridium kluyveri:
- a CDS encoding nitroreductase family protein: MDFNDVIKLRRSIRKFRPDAVEDSHIKEILEAGRMAPSASNLQSTRYVVIKSEEVRKEMEQCTLPFVTKAPVIIVCCTDTEVFLTAAKRSRELINSGAFEDNGEDREKINKYKETTTLNKETAKAYLWENAGIAVEHMVLKAVDLGLGTCWVGIVDREKAKKILKLEDRYDIVALLPIGYPDQDPSPRPRLPMDEILLKEI, from the coding sequence ATGGATTTTAATGATGTAATAAAACTAAGAAGAAGCATAAGAAAATTTAGACCTGATGCTGTAGAGGACTCTCATATAAAGGAAATATTAGAAGCTGGCAGAATGGCGCCATCTGCATCAAATCTCCAATCTACACGATATGTAGTGATAAAAAGTGAAGAAGTAAGGAAGGAGATGGAGCAGTGTACTTTACCCTTTGTTACTAAAGCTCCAGTTATAATAGTATGCTGTACAGATACAGAAGTATTTTTGACTGCAGCCAAGAGATCCCGGGAATTAATAAATTCGGGAGCCTTTGAAGATAACGGCGAGGATAGAGAAAAAATCAACAAATATAAAGAAACCACTACATTGAATAAAGAAACTGCCAAAGCTTACTTATGGGAAAATGCAGGTATTGCTGTTGAACATATGGTATTAAAAGCAGTTGATTTAGGACTTGGAACTTGCTGGGTGGGGATTGTAGACCGTGAAAAAGCTAAAAAAATATTGAAATTGGAAGATAGATATGATATAGTGGCACTTCTTCCAATTGGATATCCAGATCAAGATCCATCTCCAAGGCCAAGGCTACCTATGGACGAAATACTTTTAAAGGAGATATAG